From a region of the Impatiens glandulifera chromosome 4, dImpGla2.1, whole genome shotgun sequence genome:
- the LOC124935420 gene encoding auxin-responsive protein SAUR50-like codes for MEMTIKKSNKLAQVTILKQILRRCSSLEEKNSNRLPHDVPKGHFAVYVGKNRVRHVIPISFLNQPEFQFLLRRAEEEYGFDHDMGLTLPCEEVVFRSLTSMLKMK; via the coding sequence ATGGAAATGACTATCAAGAAATCAAACAAATTGGCACAAGTTACCATTCTGAAGCAGATCCTAAGAAGATGTTCAAGCCTAGAAGAAAAAAACAGCAACCGTCTTCCTCATGATGTTCCTAAAGGTCATTTTGCTGTTTATGTTGGAAAAAACAGAGTTAGACATGTTATTCCAATCTCTTTCCTTAACCAACCGGAGTTTCAATTTCTTCTCCGACGAGCAGAGGAGGAGTATGGCTTCGATCATGATATGGGTCTTACTCTTCCTTGTGAAGAAGTTGTCTTTAGATCTCTCACATCTATGCTTAAGATGAAATGA